In Betaproteobacteria bacterium, the sequence TGCTCGTCGCCACACTTGCCCTGTTCTTCCAGTACACCCGGATCGGTCGGGCTTTGCGAGCCGTGGCAGACGACCATCAGGCCGCCTTGTCGATCGGTATTCCGTTGCAACACATCTGGGCGATTGTCTGGGGTGTGGCCGGGTTCGTGGCACTGGTTGCCGGCATGATGTGGGGGGCGCGCAATGGTGTGCAGTTTGCGCTCACTTTCACCGCACTCAAGGCGCTGCCAGTGTTGATCCTCGGCGGATTCACCTCAGTGCCGGGGGCGATCGTCGGTGGCTTGATCATCGGCGCTTCGGAAAAGCTGGCTGAAATCTACATTCCGCCGGTCATGCAGGATCTGTTTGGTGGCAACTTCGGCGGCATTGAGGGCTGGTTCCCTTACGTGCTGGCACTTCTGTTCTTGCTGATTAGACCTGAAGGTCTGTTCGGCGAACGCCATATCGACCGGGTTTAAGGGAGAGAACACATGCTTTATCGTGAAGCCGGTCAATTCAAGACGACCTACGCGGCCGACCAGCAAATTTTTCCGATTCGGCAGGACCGGATCGGCATCATTGCCCTGCTGGCAGTTGCTTTCATCGGGGTGCCGCTGTTTGCCAGCGAATACTGGTTTTCGGCCATTCTGATTCCCTTCCTTATTTTTGCCCTTGCCTCGCTGGGCCTGAATGTCCTGACCGGTTATGCCGGCCAGCTTTCGCTGGGTTCGGCGGCGTTCATGGCGGTGGGCGCCTATGCAGCCTATAACTTCCAGCTGCGCATCGAGGGCATCCCGATTTTGCTTTCCTTCGCTTTTGCCGGGTTGACCGCAGCAAGCGTCGGTATCTTGTTCGGTTTGCCGTCCCTGCGCATCAAGGGCTTTTATCTGGCAGTCGCGACGCTTGCCGCGCAATTTTTCATCGTCTGGTGCCTGACCAAGTTTCCGTGGCTGTCCAACAACTCGTCGTCGGGCGTGATTTCGACACAAAAATTGATCATGTTCGGTCATGAGCTGGATACGCCGGTCGAAAAATACCTGTTGGTGCTTTCCATCGTGGTGGTCATGGCGCTGGCGGCGAAAAACATGGTGCGCTCCTCGACGGGCCGGGCCTGGATGGCGGTGCGCGACATGGACGTGGCGGCCTCGGTCATTGGTATCAAGCTGATGCCGACCAAGCTGCTCGCCTTTGCCGTCAGCTCCTTTTATTGCGGCGTGGCCGGCGCGATGTACGCCTTCTGCTACCTTGGCTCGGTTGAGCCGGACGGCTTCTCGCTCGATATGTCGTTCAAGATCCTGTTCATGATCATCATCGGCGGGGTCGGCTCGATCATGGGCAGTTTCCTCGGCGCCGCTTTCATCCTGCTGCTGCCGATCTTTCTCGATATTGCCCTGCCTTTCTTCGCTGAAGTGCTCGGTCTACCGTTTTCCAGCGCTACCGTGTCGCACATCCAGATTCTGGTGTTCGGGGCGCTGATCATGTTTTTCCTGATCGTAGAGCCGCACGGGCTGGCCCGTTTGTGGCAAATCGCCAAGGAGAAGCTGCGCTTGTGGCCGTTCCCGCACTAGGAGCGACTGCACTCGAAGTGGCGATGGCATCGTCGCTTATTTGTAATAACTGGAGGAGACACTCAATGATTAAAAAATTCAAACCCGCTATTGCCGCCGCTGCGGTGTCCCTGGCCATGCTGTCGCAGATGGTCGTGGCTGCCGAAGAGCAGTTTTTTCCGCTGATTAGCTATCGTGTCGGTCCTTATGGTTCTACAGGGCAACCGTGGTTTTCAGGGTTTATCGACTACCTCAACTATGTCAATCTCAAGGAAAAGGGTGTCAATGGCGTCCTGATGACCTACGAAGAGTGCGAAACCGAATACAACAACGCCAAGGGCGTCGAATGCTACGAGCGCCTGAAGAGCAAGGCCGCCAAGTCGGCCGGTCCGCTGCACACGATGTCAACAGGAGTTTCTTACGCGCTGATCGACAAGTCGGCCCAGGACAAGCTGCCGCTGGCCATGATGGGTTACGGCCGCACCGATGCGGTGGATGGCTCGGTCTTCCCCTACGCCTTCCCGCTGGTCACGACTTATCAGATGCAGGCCTCGGCCATTATCAAGTTCCTCAAGGACAAGAATGGCGGCAGCCTGGCAGGCAAGAAGATCGTTTATCTGTACCACGACTCGGCCTACGGCAAGGAAGCCATCGTTGCACTCAATGCCGAGGCGGCGCTGAACAAGTTCTCGCTGGTCCAGATTCCGGTGGCGCATCCGGGCAATGAGCAGGGCGCCCAGTGGCTCAAGATACGTCAGGAAAAGCCCGATTTCGTCGTTTTCTGGGGCTGGGGCGTCATGAACCAGACGGCGATCAAGGCGGCCCAGAAAGTCGGCTTCCCTCGTGACAAGATGATTGGCTCCTGGTGGGCAGGTTCAGAGGAGGATACCGTGCCGGCCGGCGAAGCCGCCAAGGGCTACATGGCTGCGACGTGGAACGTGGCGGGCAAGCAGGTGCCGGTCATCGCCGACATTGAGAAGGTTGTCTACGGCGCCGGCAAGGGCAATATGGAAGACAAGGCGAAGATCGGCACCGTCCTCTACAACCGTGGCGTTTCTGCCGCCGTGCTGTCGGTCGAGGCCATCCGCAAGGGGCAGGAAAAGTACGGCAAGGGCAAGGCACTGACCGGCGAACAGACCCGTTGGGCGCTGGAAAACCTGAACATCACGGATGCCCGCCTGAAGGCGATTGGCGCCACCGACCTGTTGCCGGAAATCAAGACTTCCTGTGCCAATCATGAAGGCTCGGGCAAGGTGAAGATCCAGCAATGGGATGGTGCCAAGTGGGTCCCGGTCTCCGGCTGGATCGAGGGTAACAAGGGGTTGATCCACCCGCTCTTCCAGGCTTCCGCCAAACAGTACGCCAAGGAAAAGGGCATTACGCCGCGCGATTGTTCCAAGGAAAAGTGAACCGTCAGGCGGAAAGCGTGGGGGCGTGAGCCCTCACTCTTTCTCGTCGCCCCTTGAATCGGAAACGATGATGAATACACAAACTGCCGCCGTAGCGCCGGATCAGTACCTGAGCATCAATAATATCGAGGTCATCTACGACCACGTGATTCTGGTGCTCAAAGGCGTGTCGCTGAACGTGCCGAAGGGCAAGATTGTCGCTTTGCTGGGGGCCAACGGCGCCGGCAAATCGACGACGCTGAAGGCGATTTCCAACCTGCTGCACGCCGAGCGCGGCGATGTGACCAAGGGTTCCGTCGAGTACAAGGGCAACCGCATCGATCAGCTGACGCCGAACGAACTGGTCAAGCGCGGGGTCATCCAGGTCATGGAAGGGCGGCATTGTTTTGGCCACCTGACCATTGAGGAAAATTTGCTGACCGGCGCCTACACGCGCAGCATTTCGCGCGGCGAGTTGAAGGACAGCCTGGAAAAGGTCTATCACTACTTCCCGCGGCTGAAAACGCGGCGCACCTCGCAGGCTGGCTACACCTCCGGCGGTGAGCAGCAGATGTGCGCCATTGGTCGGGCGCTGATGGCCAAGCCGGAAATGATCCTGCTCGATGAGCCGTCGATGGGCCTGGCGCCGCAGATCGTCGAGGAAATTTTCGAGATCGTGAAAGACCTGAATAGCCGGGAGAACGTCAGTTTCCTGCTGGCCGAGCAGAACACCATGGTGGCGCTGAAATATGCGGATTTTGGCTACATCCTGGAGAACGGGCGGGTGGTGATGGAAGGGGATGCGGAAGATCTGCGGACGAATGAGGATGTTAAGGAGTTTTATCTGGGACTCTCCTCGGCCGGGCGCAAATCCTTCAAAGACGTCAAACACTACCGTCGCCGCAAACGCTGGCTCTCCTGACGGTTGCAGTGCGCGTTCCATGGCGGCGTTGTCGGCCGGCTTGTTGGCAGGAGCCAACGGCGCCGGCCTCCGCCTTGCCCTGAAACGCTACTTTGCAACCCTCGGGCTGTGTGGGTGCTTTGGCTTGACTGAAAAACCAAATGCCACGGTCAACCGGAAAAAACGGAGAAAAATGAAATGAGCTATTACGACCCGCTCGAAACCCGCGATCCGGAAGAGCGTGAAGCAGATTTGATGGACAAGCTGGCGCGCCAGGTGGCGCATGCCAAGGAAACGACGCATTACTATTTTCAGTCGTTGGCCGGCATCAATCCGTTCGACTGTGTCAGCCGCGGCGCGCTGGCCAAATTGCCGTTGACGCGCAAGCGCGATCTGATCGACCTGCAGAAAAAGACACCGCCTTTCGGGGGCTTGAACGCACTGGCCCGCAGCAAGGCCAAGCGGGTGTTTGCATCGCCCGGCCCGATCTATGAGCTGCAGGGCGGCGAGATGGACCATTGGCGGCTGGCGCGTGCACTTTATGCAGCCGGTTTCCGGCATGGCGACCTGATTCACAATTGTTACGCCTACCATTTCACGCCCGGCGCTTTCATGATGGAGGGCGGGGCGCGCAAGCTCGGCTGTTCGGTATTCCCCGGCGGTACCGGGCAGACCGAACAGCAGGTCCAGGCCATGGTGGACCTGCGGCCGGAAGGCTATGTGGGCACGCCGTCCTTTCTGCGCATCATTGTTGAAAAGGCAGAAGAGCTGGGGGCCGATATTTCGTCACTGAAGAAGGCCCTGGTGTCTGGCGAGGCCTTGCCCGGTGCCACCCGCGCCTGGCTCAACGAGCGCGGCATCACCGTACGCCAGTGTTATGCGACGGCAGATATCGGTGCCATTGCCTACGAAACCGAGGCGGAGCAAGGGATGATTGTCGAGGAAGAGGTGCTGCTCGAGATCGTTCGCCCCGGCACCGGGGAGCCGGTTCCCCCCGGCGAAGTCGGCGAGGTCGTGGTGACGACTTTCAACCCGGATTACCCGCTGATTCGTTTTGCCACCGGCGACCTTTCGGCAATTTTGACCGGACGTTCGCCCTGTGGTCGCAGCAATATTCGTTTGAAAGGCTGGATGGGCCGGGCTGATCAGACGACCAAGATCAAAGGTATGTTTGTCCATCCCGAGCAGATCGCCGAAATCGCCAGCCGGCATCCTGAAATTCAGCGCATGCGCCTGGTGGTCGACAACATGAGCGGGCAGGATCGCATGGTGCTCCATTGCGAAATCGAGCCCGGCCATGAAGCGCTAGACTCATCCTTGCTTGGCAGTTTGCGTGACGTGACGAAACTGCGTGGCGAAGTGGCCTTTTCGGCTCCCGGAGGCTTGCCCAACGACGGGAAGGTGATCGAAGATAGCCGTATCTATTGATCCGGGTGTCTTTCATGCGAATCCTTGTGCTTGCCATGGCGTGGTTGGCAATCTCGGTGCAGGCCGCCGAGCCGGTATTGCGCCCTTCGGCACAGCTGTTGTTCAAAGACCCGGGCATGCTGAAAGTGGGTCAGTGCGTACGCTACGACGAGGGGGGGGCAGGTTGGGTCATTACCGAGCCGGTGTTCTACCTGAAAGGCGAGGTCCTCTCCGCTGAGGTGGTGACTCGGCATCTCGGCCACTGTCCGGTGGTGCCCGGCAAGAACATGGATCAGTACACCCGGGCCGAGTTCAACCGCCATGCACGGGCTTATCCCTGCGTCTCAACGGATGTGGCGGAGCGCGACGAGCAGATTGGCATTGTTCGCGTCCGGGTTGTCGATTGGGAGACGCCTCACGCCAAAAAGGCCGAAAACGCAGGCCGTCTCTATCGCGGTACTTTCATTGATCAGCCTCTGCAGCAAGGCATGGAGATCGAGCTGGAAGCTGATTTGCTGGAAGTTTGCGGCCTGTGAGCCACCGGGCAAGCGGGCTGAATTGCTGGCCCCGCCGTGGACGGTAGTACATGCAGCGGATGAAGTTGGCACACGCTTAGGGCATGATTATCAAGCCAGCTTGGAGAATGAGGTCAGGAAATCACGCCATGAACAAGAATATCGATGAAATACTGACCAAAATCCGCGAGCTGGAAGACGAGCTGGAAGATGAATACCGTCAGACCCGCAACGAATGGGGCCGGAAAAAACTGGAACTGGCCGAGGAATTCCAGCGCCAGCAACGTCGCTACAAGACCGGACTTTTCCGCTTTCTGTTGTGTAGCCGGCTACTCGTTGCACTGACAGCACCGATTATTTACGCTGGCTGGATTCCATTTTTGGTGATGGATGTTTTTGTCACGTTTTATCAGGCAATCTGTTTTCCGATCTACCGGATTCCCAAGGTTCGCCGCTCAGATTATCTTGTGTTCGATCGCGAAGACCTGCCCTACCTGAACATCATCGAGAAGTTCAACTGCTTCTTCTGTTCATACGGCAATGGCGTCGCCGCCTATACGCGGGAAGTGGCGGCACGAACCGAACAATACTGGTGTCCGATCAAGCACGCCCGGCGCCTCGCAGCGGCGCATGACCGCTACCCGAATTTTTTCGATCACGGGGATGCACAAGCTTACCAGCAGGGCTTGAACCGGCTGCGCAAGCAGTACGAGAACACCTAGGGTTTTCGACCGAACAGGCCGCGCACGGCTTCCTGCAAATCGGCTGGCAGTACGATGACCTTGGCGTTGTCCTTCTCGCCCATGTGTTCCAGCGCCTTGATATATTTTTCGCCAAGCATGTAGGACATTGGCCCGGTCTGGTCGCCGATGGCGGCGGCGATCCGGCGGATGGCCTCGGCTGAGGCTTCAGCCAGCATGACCTGGGCGTTGGCATCGCGCTTGGCCGACTCAAGGCGTGCCTCGGCTTCGAGAATGGCGGCCTGCTTGGCACCTTCTGCCCGGATCACCACGGCCTTGCGCTCGCGCTCGGCGGCGGCCTGCATTTCCATGGCCTTCTGCATTGACAGTGAGGGCTTGATGTCCTGAATTTCTACGGATTTCACCGTCAGACCCCAATCCACCGCTTCATCGGCGATGCTTTCGCGCAGCCGGGCCTTGATCTTGTCGCGCGAGGATAGCGCCTCGTCCAGCTCCATTTCGCCGACGATGGAGCGCAGCGTGGTCATGATCAT encodes:
- a CDS encoding branched-chain amino acid ABC transporter permease gives rise to the protein MNFFLEVLIGGLLSGVMYALVALGFVMIYKASGVFNFAQGAMVYLAALSVVGCMEKGAPLWLAIILAFVIMTLFGIATEKFVLRKLVNQPPIALFMATIGLAFFIEGLAPMIFGSEPRALELGIVDEPIPWILDNWNMVISKFDLVAAGVAAVLVATLALFFQYTRIGRALRAVADDHQAALSIGIPLQHIWAIVWGVAGFVALVAGMMWGARNGVQFALTFTALKALPVLILGGFTSVPGAIVGGLIIGASEKLAEIYIPPVMQDLFGGNFGGIEGWFPYVLALLFLLIRPEGLFGERHIDRV
- a CDS encoding branched-chain amino acid ABC transporter permease — its product is MLYREAGQFKTTYAADQQIFPIRQDRIGIIALLAVAFIGVPLFASEYWFSAILIPFLIFALASLGLNVLTGYAGQLSLGSAAFMAVGAYAAYNFQLRIEGIPILLSFAFAGLTAASVGILFGLPSLRIKGFYLAVATLAAQFFIVWCLTKFPWLSNNSSSGVISTQKLIMFGHELDTPVEKYLLVLSIVVVMALAAKNMVRSSTGRAWMAVRDMDVAASVIGIKLMPTKLLAFAVSSFYCGVAGAMYAFCYLGSVEPDGFSLDMSFKILFMIIIGGVGSIMGSFLGAAFILLLPIFLDIALPFFAEVLGLPFSSATVSHIQILVFGALIMFFLIVEPHGLARLWQIAKEKLRLWPFPH
- a CDS encoding ABC transporter substrate-binding protein; translation: MIKKFKPAIAAAAVSLAMLSQMVVAAEEQFFPLISYRVGPYGSTGQPWFSGFIDYLNYVNLKEKGVNGVLMTYEECETEYNNAKGVECYERLKSKAAKSAGPLHTMSTGVSYALIDKSAQDKLPLAMMGYGRTDAVDGSVFPYAFPLVTTYQMQASAIIKFLKDKNGGSLAGKKIVYLYHDSAYGKEAIVALNAEAALNKFSLVQIPVAHPGNEQGAQWLKIRQEKPDFVVFWGWGVMNQTAIKAAQKVGFPRDKMIGSWWAGSEEDTVPAGEAAKGYMAATWNVAGKQVPVIADIEKVVYGAGKGNMEDKAKIGTVLYNRGVSAAVLSVEAIRKGQEKYGKGKALTGEQTRWALENLNITDARLKAIGATDLLPEIKTSCANHEGSGKVKIQQWDGAKWVPVSGWIEGNKGLIHPLFQASAKQYAKEKGITPRDCSKEK
- a CDS encoding ABC transporter ATP-binding protein, with translation MNTQTAAVAPDQYLSINNIEVIYDHVILVLKGVSLNVPKGKIVALLGANGAGKSTTLKAISNLLHAERGDVTKGSVEYKGNRIDQLTPNELVKRGVIQVMEGRHCFGHLTIEENLLTGAYTRSISRGELKDSLEKVYHYFPRLKTRRTSQAGYTSGGEQQMCAIGRALMAKPEMILLDEPSMGLAPQIVEEIFEIVKDLNSRENVSFLLAEQNTMVALKYADFGYILENGRVVMEGDAEDLRTNEDVKEFYLGLSSAGRKSFKDVKHYRRRKRWLS
- a CDS encoding AMP-binding protein, with the translated sequence MSYYDPLETRDPEEREADLMDKLARQVAHAKETTHYYFQSLAGINPFDCVSRGALAKLPLTRKRDLIDLQKKTPPFGGLNALARSKAKRVFASPGPIYELQGGEMDHWRLARALYAAGFRHGDLIHNCYAYHFTPGAFMMEGGARKLGCSVFPGGTGQTEQQVQAMVDLRPEGYVGTPSFLRIIVEKAEELGADISSLKKALVSGEALPGATRAWLNERGITVRQCYATADIGAIAYETEAEQGMIVEEEVLLEIVRPGTGEPVPPGEVGEVVVTTFNPDYPLIRFATGDLSAILTGRSPCGRSNIRLKGWMGRADQTTKIKGMFVHPEQIAEIASRHPEIQRMRLVVDNMSGQDRMVLHCEIEPGHEALDSSLLGSLRDVTKLRGEVAFSAPGGLPNDGKVIEDSRIY
- a CDS encoding SPFH/Band 7/PHB domain protein: MNAGFIVTLAILVFVVVTIAKGVRIVPQGEEWIVERLGKYHGTLKPGLNIVIPYLDKVAYQLVTKDIILDVQEQEVITRDNAVILTNAIAFIKVTDPVKAVYGITDFSEAIRNMIMTTLRSIVGEMELDEALSSRDKIKARLRESIADEAVDWGLTVKSVEIQDIKPSLSMQKAMEMQAAAERERKAVVIRAEGAKQAAILEAEARLESAKRDANAQVMLAEASAEAIRRIAAAIGDQTGPMSYMLGEKYIKALEHMGEKDNAKVIVLPADLQEAVRGLFGRKP